From Ascochyta rabiei chromosome 16, complete sequence, the proteins below share one genomic window:
- a CDS encoding Glucan endo-1,3-beta-D-glucosidase yields the protein MRVSAALSIAVTLGSAAAQGGSILGFNSGASDDKGNAKNQQDFEREFKAAKSLNGAPGEFNTIRLYSNIQWNTPSTPIAAFPAAIATNTSLLLGIWASGADNIDNELKALTAALDEHGSKLADLVVGISVGSEDLYRVSEPGLRNNAGVGNNADTIVRFIKDARTRLASTPLKGKPFTHVDTWTAWVNGSNKAVIDEIDFLAVNAFPFYEAERDNQISNAGSLLNSALTATEGVAGGKDVWITETGWAYTGPAFGAADATVDNAGEYWQDVGCKLFGKRNVFWYTLRDANPDNEVKFAITDNLSTTPRFNLTCPTEKVELPAPAPITNNSTTSTGNGTGSSNVTNSDSTASSSASGSANGSASPSSTGVAQSTGVGSLVSVSVVNSMAMALSVVFALAAWAL from the coding sequence ATGCGCGTCTCGGCCGCACTCAGCATCGCCGTGACGCTCGGCAGCGCTGCGGCTCAGGGCGGCAGCATCCTGGGCTTCAACTCCGGCGCCTCGGACGACAAGGGCAACGCAAAGAACCAGCAAGATTTCGAGCGCGAGTTCAAGGCTGCGAAGAGCCTGAATGGCGCGCCTGGCGAGTTCAACACCATCCGCCTGTACTCCAACATCCAGTGGAACACCCCAAGCACACCCATTGCTGCGTTCCCAGCTGCGATCGCCACGAACACAAGCCTCCTTCTTGGTATCTGGGCGTCCGGTGCCGACAACATTGACAACGAGCTCAAGGCGCTGACAGCCGCTCTCGATGAGCACGGCTCGAAGTTGGCGGACCTGGTCGTGGGCATCTCGGTTGGTAGCGAAGATCTGTACCGGGTATCAGAACCTGGTCTGCGTAACAACGCTGGAGTTGGAAATAACGCCGACACCATCGTACGCTTCATCAAGGACGCTCGCACGCGCCTGGCCAGCACGCCGCTCAAGGGCAAGCCCTTCACTCACGTCGACACATGGACCGCCTGGGTGAACGGCTCGAACAAGGCCGTTATCGATGAGATCGACTTCCTTGCCGTCAACGCATTCCCCTTCTATGAGGCCGAGCGCGACAATCAGATCAGCAATGCGGGCAGCCTTCTCAACAGCGCTCTGACAGCTACCGAAGGCGTCGCCGGCGGCAAGGACGTCTGGATCACCGAGACTGGCTGGGCGTACACTGGTCCTGCATTCGGCGCCGCTGATGCTACTGTCGATAACGCAGGCGAGTACTGGCAGGATGTTGGCTGCAAATTGTTCGGCAAGCGCAACGTCTTCTGGTACACTCTGCGCGACGCAAACCCTGACAACGAAGTCAAATTCGCCATCACCGATAATCTCAGCACCACCCCGCGCTTCAACTTGACTTGCCCGACGGAGAAGGTGGAATTGCCAGCGCCCGCTCCTATCACCAACAACTCGACCACCTCCACCGGTAACGGTACGGGCAGCAGCAACGTGACCAACAGTGACAGCACCGCCAGTAGTTCAGCCAGCGGCTCAGCCAACGGCTCAGCGAGCCCTAGTTCGACCGGTGTTGCTCAGAGTACTGGTGTGGGATCCTTGGTTTCAGTATCCGTAGTTAACTCCATGGCTATGGCGTTGTCAGTCGTCTTCGCTCTTGCAGCCTGGGCTTTGTAG